ATTATTGCGATAAACGAAATAGCAGCCGAAATCGGACCTGTAGAGGGTCTGGAGCAGCAGAACCGTAAGCAGGGTTGCCGCATGAAGGGGATATAACCGGGACAAGCGCAGGATAGAAAAGTCCCGGAGCGCAATCGTACGCGCCCTGATTTTATCCGAATACAGCCAGAAGAAAATAAAGCCCGACAACGTAAAAAACAACTCTACGGCTCTATCCCCAACTTCGTAAAAAAAGTAGAAGATGCTGTAAAGGGGTTGCTGCTCCGGTTCAAAACCGGGACGACTCGAACAGAGGTTGTAGCTATGCCGCCAGTGGTACAGAACCACCGATAAAGCGGCAATTCCCCGTAACACGTCAAGGGAATAAAAACGGGTAGGAATACTGTACTTTTTACTCATTCTACGCTTCTTTCCTGCCCCGAATACCGGGCCGCGAAATTAGCAGAAAATCTTCAATCCGAAAGAATCGCTCTTCTTACTATGCTTGTTATCAACCGAAACCCCACCTTCTTTTACTATATGGCAGAGTACTTTATGCAATTCAGGCAATTATTTCTCCACCTCAACCCGCCAGTCAGGACCGCTGTTCACGTTGTATTTTTCGGCGAAATTGCCCATGTTGACCGCGACAGAAAAGTTAAGCAAACTGTTGAAGTAGGCCACATTTTCTCCCGCCTTCGACTCGCCAAATGTATTGACAAGGGGAAGCCGGTTGTCGAAAACGAGCTGATCCTGGTGGTAAATCCGGACTCGTACGGTTTCGCCGGTTTTGGTGCCCAACTGCCCGAAAAGCTGTTTGGGAATGCTGGTCCAGAGGTTGCCGTATTGCACGTCCAGAACCGGGATGTTTCCTTTCAAAACACCTTTCTCCAAAACCGGCCGCTGGTACGGTAGTTTGGTAACCTCGGCGGGCAGCTCTCTGCCAACCTGCGCGAAGGTGATCATTTTGGCCGCTAACCGGGCTCCCGTGTACGCATACACGTCACGGCCGTGAAACGTGTAGGATTCACTGGAGTTCCGGAGCCGATTGACGGCTTCGTCGATTTCGCGCACCTGCCGGATGCCCAGCTTTTCGGCGATGAGCGTGAGAGTCCCGTTGTCGGGCGTTACAAAATAGTGGCCCGATTGGGTCAGCAACACCACCGATTTTCGTTCCGTACCCACACCGGGATCGCATACCGAGACGAAAACCGTACCTTTGGGGTAATACGGGGCCGTTTGCAAAAGCCGGTAAGCCGCTTCCCAGATGTTGTACGGCGGTATTTCGTGAGTCAAATCAAAAATCCGGAGGTTGGGCGACACCCCCACTGCCACGCCCTTCATGGCCGAAACCGCCCCGTCTTTCGTTCCAAAATCCGATTGAAATACCAATACGCCATTCTGCGCTAACAGCGCCGTTGTTGTTAACCAACCGTAAAACACCAGAAAGACGGTTTTGCGGATCATAGTTTTCAGTACATGTAAGTCCGGAATGATGAAGGATGGGTGGAGGGCCGCATCGTTCCTGACCTATCCTTCATCGTTCCTTTTGGCTACTTGTTTGTTCCCTTTAACTGTTGAATCAGCCAGGCCGTCATGAGTTCGGTTTGCTCGGGATACGTCCAGTGGCCGGTGTCTTCGTACGGTTTCAATTGCTTCGGGGCCGAAATTACGTTGTACGACGCATACATTGAAGTGGGCGGGCAGGTTTCGTCGTTGTAACCCCACGAGTAATAGCCGGGCACTTTAACCTGCCGCGAGAAATTGACGACATCATAATACCCCACGGTTTTGATTTTGGCCGGGGTGTTGTTGAACGCCAGCGCCTTGCCGGTAAACAAGTGCGGCCAGCCACCCGCCCGGCCTTTCAGATACCCCGTCATATCGGCCAGCGCCGGGTAGTACGCGCCGAGCCATTTCACGCGCTTGTCGAGTCCGGCGGTGATGATGGACAACGCCCCGCCCTGGCTCCCGCCCGTAACGGCCAGGTTACTACCGTCATACTGCGGCAAACTGACCAAAAAATCGTTGGCCCGAACGCAGCCCAGGTAAACGCGTTTGTAGTAATACCGGTCACGGTCGTCGAGGTTAAAATTCATGTAACCGCCCAGGGCGCCGGCACTCAGGTTTTGGTAGACCGCCGGGTCGAGGTTGACCGGAATGCCGTGAATCCCGATTTCCAGCGTAATGATTCCTTTTTCCGCATCGGCGATGTTGCCTCCGTACGGCCGAATTCCGGCGCCGGGCACCCGCAGCAACGCCGGGTATTTGCCCTCCTGCTTCGGAACGCACAAAATACCGTAGAGCCGCGAGTTGGCGTAGTTCTGAATATTGACGTGGTAAACGTTGACTTTCTCGGTGCAGCGTTCCGGAAGCAGCATCAGGCGGGCGTCGAGCGGAATCCGGCTGAGTTCGGCTTTGGCGCTATCCCAGAACATCTGAAAATCCGCCGGATTTTCAACGGTCGGTGTAATCTGAAACGGATTGAATCCCGCCGTAGCCAGGTTGCGGTACGTTTTACCGTTGATTTCGGCGGTGGCAATGCAGCGCAGGAAACCCGGTGTTTTCATCGTGCCGCCGTCGACGGTCGTGGTGCCGTTGGTCAGCGTTACGGTTTCCTGTTTGGTCGGGTCCATTTTCTCCGGACCGATTTCGTAACGAACCCTGGCTCCCTTGACCGGGTTGCCGTTCTGTAGCACCGAAATGGTAAACTTAACGGATTCACCGGGGCGGTAGAGCCAGTCGAGGTGATCGGGTGCGACAACAATTTTGATGGGTCGTTCGGCGGGCTGGGCCAGGGCGCAGGCCGTTACAAACAAGTACAGGTAAATCAACAAGGCATTTTTCTTCATGGAGCTCAGGTATCAAATTAATTCCAGGTTTCGCAGCAAAGAAGTCTTCTTACCAGGCAATTCTACTAGTTAACCGGCATCCGTTTTACGAAAAGGCCGTTTATTCGAAAAGCCACGAGCCTTATCATCAAGGATGTAATGCTTACCATTGGCAAGTCAAGACCCTAAAAAACAGCGAAGCCCGGAAGTTAACTTCCGGGCTTCGCCATGACTGAATCAGGGAAGACTTACAGCTTTGCCGTTGAACCGTCGGGTTTTACGTACTCAAAATTAGCGTTGATGGGTGCCCCGCAGTAATTAATTTGCAGCGCATCCAACCGCTTTTTGTGCACTTCCAGACGCTTTTTAAAATCGTCCAGGTTTCGGCGCTCCCGGGGTGTCCAACCGATCTCGGCCATCGCAATCGCCCGCGGAAACATCATGTATTCCAGGTGATGCGGAGTTTTCATGTATTCGGTCCAGACGTTGGCCTGCACCCCGACGATGTGTTTCCGGATGTCGGCCGACAGGCTATCCGGTGCCGGTTCGTACGAATACGTTTTTTCCAGCGGCAACAAACCGCCGATCGAAATGGGCTGCGAGGTTGTTTTGGGGTCGGCCTGGTAATAGTCCAGGTAAAAGTAGGTGGTCGGCGTCATGATGGCATTGTGGCCCAGTTTGGCCGCGGCAATACCGCCGTCAACACCCCGCCAGCTCATCACCGTTGCGTTGGGCGACAAACCGCCTTCCAGGATTTCGTCCCAGCCAATCATTTTGCGGCCTTTCGAGGTAATAAACTTGTCGATGCGCCCAATGAAGTAGCTTTGCAACTCGTGTTCGTCTTTCAGCCCCTGCTTTTTGATGAGGTCCTGGCAAAAACGGCTTGCTTTCCACTGCGTTTTAGGGCATTCGTCCCCGCCGATGTGAATGTACTGGCTCGGAAACAGATCGATCACTTCCGTCAGAACTTCCTGCAGGAATTGAAACGTTTCCTCGCGCGGAAACAACACATCCTCGTGAACACCCCACTTGCCCGTAACCGGCACAATTTTGTCGGCACTGCTGCCCAGTTGCGGATAAGCCGCCAGGATCGCCATGGCATGACCCGGCATTTCGATTTCCGGTATTACCGTGATAAACCGGTCCTGCGCGTAGTTAATCACCTCCCGGATTTGCTCCTGGGTGTAAAAACCACCGTAGGGCGTTTTATCGTACTTGTTGTTCCGGTAATGGCCCAGCATGGTTTCCTGACGGGTTGAGCCGATTTCGGTCAGTTTCGGGTGTTTCTTGATTTCAATCCGCCAGCCCTGATCGTCGGTCAGGTGCCAGTGGAACGTGTTGATTTTGTGCAGGGCAATCTGGTCGATCACTTTCTTAACGGCCGGTACCGGATAAAAATGCCGGGCAACGTCCAGCATAAAACCCCGGTAACCAAAACGGGGCTGGTCTTCAATGGTGCAGCACGGCACCGACCAGTCAACGCCCTGAGCGACGGCAGCGTTAAAGACTGGAGCGGGCATGAGTTGCAACAACGACTGAACGGCGTAGAAAAAACCGTTCGGCTGCTGGGCCGTCAGGGTAATGCGTTTGGGTGTCACGTTCAGAAAATAGCCCTCTTTCTCCAGCTTGGGACTTTGGGCGGTTTCGAAAACGATGCTTCCCCCTTTACCGGTTTTGATCTGGGGCGTCCGGCCGGTGGATCGGGCCAACTGCTCGGCCAGCATCCCGGCAACCCGCCGAACTTCGGCGTCTTCCTTGCCGATGCTGATTACGATCTCGTTCGGCAATTTAAAATTCCCTTGCTTTTCTTCCAGCCGAACGGGCTGAGGGACAAGGGCATAACGAGGAGTCTGCGCTGTGGCAAACTGAATAGTCAGACAAAAAAATACGAAACGGGCAATCAGGATTCTCATTCAGCAAGAGGGATTATCTAGGGAATTTCTTCGTATTCGAGCAGCGACTGTACAACGTAAGCCTGCGTGCCGCAAAGCTTCGCCATTTCGCCCAGACGCGAGACGGTAATGACGAGTTTGTTACGGAAGTCGGCCAGGCAATACTTGTCGATGGCCTGCTCAATCGGGCGGGTAATAAGCCGTTCGGCTTTGGCGACAACGCCGTTGACAATAATCAGTTCAGGATTAAACAGGTGGACGGCGATGGATAACCCTTTGCCCAGCTCACTGCCTACTTCGTTCAGCAGGTCGATGGCCATTTCGTCACCCGCTTTCGCTTTGTTGATGACCATTTCCACGTCGATGTCCTCGAAATTTTCATCGGCCAGCTTCGAAACGCGTCCTTCCTTCAGGCCGTTTTTAACCCGCCGAATCAGCGACGAAGCGGAGGTTAACGTATCCAGGCAACCCACTTTTCCGCACGAACACAGTTCGCCGTCGGCCTGGAGCTGAATGTGACCCAGCTCGCCCGCAAATCCGGCCAGTCCCTGCAGAATTTCACCGTTGTTGATAACGCCCAATCCGACGCCCCAATCGATGTTGATGGACAACACGTGGTTTTTTCCTTTCGCCAGCCCAAACCGGTGTTCGCCCAGAATGGTGGCTTTGGTGTCGTTGATGAGGTAAACCGGCGCGTCAAAACTGGATGCCAGCAATTCCTGCAACGATGCTTCCGGCTGGTTCAGATTTTTGTACGTGTAATTGGTGCCCGTTTTCGGATCGACCAGGCCGGGCAAAGCGCAGCCTACGCCAATGATGTTCAGTTGATTTTCCTGGATTCGGAGGGCGATGGCTTCCAGAGGACCTCTCAGGGCTTCCAGAAAGACAACGGAGTCTTCTAAACGCAAATTTACGTCGATCCGGTCGAGTACCCGGTTTGTCAGATCAAAAACCACCAATTTCACGTCGTGGAGGCTGATATCGATGACCAGAATGGCCTGATTGCCGGCCCGTAGTCCGAATAAAGCGGGTTTTCGGCCATACTGAGCGTTACCGGTGCCGATTTCCTGCACCCAGTTCTCGCTGGAAAGTTCGTCGATCAGCATGGTAATCGAAGGAACACTGGCGTGAAGTGCTTTGGCCAGCTGAGCCAGCGTCTGGGCACCCGAGCTGTACATTTCTTTCAGTATACTGCGCTTTAAACGACTCTTTTTTCTATCAACAACAGATATCGTATAATTTGCCTCCATAAAAGTTAAGGATGGGTATAGGGAACTAGTAGATAAAAAGGTGGTGAAAGATAAGCCTTATATTTTAAAATAATTTACAAATAGCGTTAGACTATTAAATTATTTACAAAATAATAAAGAGGGTTTCGAAAGATCTCTACTGATCGGTTCGAAAGAATATGAATGTAGAAAAAAGCAGGAGAAAAGCCGGAATGCAAAGATATATTTTTCCGGCTACTTTACTTCGCTGTTAACCAGAGCCTTTTGCTCTTCCAGCCAATTACGGATCAGTTGAGTCAGGGGTTTGGTTTCAATCAGAAAACCGTCGTGGCCGTAGAGCGAATCGATTTCTTCATAACGGGCATCGGGAATCAGCCGGGCCAGTGACTTCTGTTCGACCGGCGGAAACAGGATATCGGATTTGATACCCACCGACAGCGTTCGGGCAGCAACCTGTTCGAGCGCCCGGCTGATGCTTCCGCGATTCCGCCCGACGTTGTGCGAATCCATCACTTTTGACAAAATCCAGTAGGTAAAGGCATTAAACCGGTTAGCTAACTTCTCGCCCTGGTACTGCTGGTAGCTGGAGGCCTTGAAATTATCCAGTTGTTCGTTGTTGTCCAGCGCCTGGGTAAATCCGTAGGTATCGTAGTTGCGGTAGGAGATCATGGCCATGGCCCGGGCCGCTTTCATGCCGGCCCGACCCGCATCATCCCGGCTTTCAGACCAGGTTGGATCCGCGCTGATGGCCATGCGTTGTGATTCGTTAAAGGCAACTCCCCAGGGCGACATCACGGCGTTGGTGGCAATCAGAATGAGATTCTGAATCACTTCCGGTTGCTGAATGGCCCATTCCAGCGCCTGCTGCCCGCCCAGCGAACCGCCGATGCAGGTGTGAATTTTTTCAATACCCAACTCCTGACGCAGCAAATCCAGCGCCCTTACAATGTCGTGGATTGTCACGAGCGGGAAGTCGTGATAGAATGGCTGACCCGTTAACGGATTGATCGACAGCGGACCGGTTGATCCGTAGCAGGAACCCAACACATTGGCGCAGATGATAAACTGGTGCGCCGGGTCGTAGAACTTACCCGGGCCAATCATGCCGTCCCACCAGTCGCCCGGATCAGCACTCCCTGTTAGGGCATGACAAACCCAGACAACATTGGAACGATCACTGTTCAGGGTTCCACGCGTCGTATACGCCAGCCGAAAGCCCGGTAAGGCCGCGCCCGATTCCAGGGCAAACGTGTATTTGTAGTCGAAAAATCGGGTTTCCAATCGAAAAAAGAATTTCAGGTTGCAGGCACCGGCCAATCCGATTCCTGCAACCCGTTTACTGTTTGTTAAGCACCAATGGCCGCAAAAGCCTGTTCGAGATCCGCTTTGATATCGTCGATGTGTTCGGTTCCCACCGACAAACGCAACTGGCCCGGTTGCACCCCGGCACTGACCTGCTCTTCGTTGGTCAATTGCTGGTGGGTGGTGGCCGCCGGGTGGATGATCAGCGTTTTGGCGTCACCCACGTTGGCCAGGTGGCTGATCATTTTCAGGCTATCAATAAATTTATCGGCGGCTTCCTTACCGGCCCTCAGCTTGAACGTCAGTACACCCCCGAAACCCCGCTTGAGGTATTTCTGGGCGCGCGCGTGGTACGGGCTGCTTTCCAGACCCGGGTAGAACACTTTTTCGACCTGCTCGTGCTGCTCCAGCCACTGCGCAATTGCCAGGGCGTTCTGAACGGTCCGGTCAACGCGCAGCGACAGCGTTTCGAGTCCCTGCAGGAACAAAAATGAGTTGAACGGACTCAGGGCCGGTCCCCAGTCGCGCAGCCCCTCAACGCGGGCGCGGATGATAAACTGGATGTTGCCAAACGGCCCGCCAATCCCGAATACATCGTTGAACACCAGGCCGTGGTAGCCTTCGGCGGGTTCGGTAAACTGCGGAAACTTGCCGTTACCCCAGTTGTAATTACCGCTATCGACAATGACGCCCCCGATGCTCGTGCCGTGGCCGCCAATCCATTTCGTAGCCGATTCTACCACCACAGCCGCGCCGTGCTCGATCGGGCGGAACAGGTATCCTCCCGCGCCAAACGTGTTGTCCACGATGAGGGGTAGATCGTATTTCTGGGCCAGGGCCGCGAAGGCTTCAAAATCCGGGATATTGAACTCCGGGTTGCCGATGGTTTCCAGGTAAATCGCTTTTGTTTTTTCGTCGATCCGCTTTTCGAAACTTTCCACCTTGTCGCCGTCGGCAAAGCGGGCTTCAATGCCCAGGCGTTTGAACGACACTTTGAACTGGTTATAGGTGCCGCCGTAGAGGTAAGAAGTCGTTACAAAATTGTCACCGACGCTCAGGATGTTGTTCAGCGCTACAAACTGTGCCGCCTGCCCCGACGCCACCGCCAGAGCCGCCACCCCGCCTTCCAGAGCCGCAATCCGCTTCTCGAAAACGTCGGTGGTGGGGTTCATGATCCGGGTATAGATGTTGCCAAATTGCTGCAAAGCAAACAGTTTGGCTCCGTGTTCGGCGTTATCGAACACGTAAGAAGACGTTTGATATATGGGTACCGCCCGGGACTTGGTGGTGGGGTCGGGTTCCTGCCCGGCGTGGAGTTGCAGCGTTTCAAAATGCAATGGTGTTGACATGCGATTGATGCGTATGAATGTGAGGAAGTTTAAATGTGTTTAGGAATTCGCACGGACCGTCAAACTACAGTCCGATCGGGAATGCACAACTGACAATGATGCTCAATTCGGGTAGAATCAAACATCAGGCAGTCCATAGCCGATAGCCTCTCCCGGTTGTCGGTTCGCTTGAAGTGTGTGAGATTAGTAGCCCGCTGGGGGGCATACAGCACCGGATGTTGATCATATTGGTTCGATTTATATCTCCTATCGAACTCACCGGAGCGAATTCGTAGGCGGGATGTAGCACCTTGCCGCGCGGCAGGTTGCCAGAGGTTCACCGAGCCCGGTCTCTTGCCTCTTCTTTATAAATCAAGCGCAACAGAAAACTGCTGCAACGATTCGAGGTCCGAATCGAGTTGAGAACTTGATTTGAGCCGCAAGTATAGTGAACGGAGTCCGTTGCTGCAAATTTTTTGGAACGAAACCACAAGAAGGCTCCGGAATGTCTACGGTCCCATTCAACAGAAAACCTCCCGCCTTGTAGCCATTGTCTACAAAACAGGAGGTTTCTTATTGAACAACGCTCCCCCAATAAAGCCGGAACTGAGCGGCTATCGGTTTTCTTACATCGACAGCTTCCAGCCCTCACGGTATTGCCGCGATACAAACTGGTTGGCCTCGTCGAAGTTGGTAATTTTCATGTTCTTACCGTCCCACAACAGACGCTGACGACCGGGGTAGTCGAAGCCCTTGCCGTCGGCTTTGGGCGTCCGGAGCATGTAGCTGCGAATAGCTAGGTTACCCATCAATACCGACTCAGTCAGCGGGCCAGCGAAGTCGAACGACGACGTCAGGGCTTTGTGTTCCTTGCTGTTGAAACCGGCTTTGCAGGCTTCAGTCCACAGAATCTGGTGACCATTTTCTGGCCAGGGTTTGCCGTCAACGGGTTTTGGTTTCGCCGGCGCTTCCTGTTTTTTACCGTCTTTGGTGTACAGTTTCGGATCGTCGCCGTACATGCCGCAGGCAATCAAGCCTTTATCTCCGATCATGAACATACCGTTTTCGCCCCCTTCCGGATACGCTTCACCGACGGGCAGGAAGTCGGGCCGGAACGGACGAATACCGCCGTCGGACCAAACCAGTTTCACGTCCGATTTATTCTTAGACGAAGCCGGGAATTTCAATTCGACGTGCGATGCGGGCGGGCAGCCTTCGGGGTTATATTCCGCCGTCCAGTCTTTCAGGAACACCGAACTGATGCTGCTTTCTACTTCGGTCGGATAACCCAGCCCCAGCACGCGGAACGGAATATCCATGATGTGGCAACCGATGTCACCCAGCGCACCCGCGCCGAAGTTCCACCAGCCCCGCCATTTGAACGGGTGATAAGCCGGAGTATAGCCCACTTTCTGCGCGGGTCCGAGCCACAGATCCCAGTCCAGATCCGCTGATGGTTCGCCAGCGGGTTGCGGTACCGGAATGCCCTGCGGCCACACGGGGCGGTTGGTCCAGATCTGAATTTCGTGGACTTTCCCGATCAGTCCTTTGTCGAACCACTCAACCATTGTTTTCTGCTGCGGATTCGAAGAACCCTGGTTTCCCATCTGCGTCACCACCTTGTATTTGCGGGCGGCTTCGGTCAGCATGCGGGCTTCGTGGATGTTGTGCGTCAGCGGTTTCTGTACGTAGACGTGCTTACCCCGCTGCATGGCGGCCATCGCCACCACGGCGTGCGTATGGTCGGCGGTCGAAACCGTTACGGCATCGATGGTTTTGCCTTCTTTATCGAGCATCTCCCGGAAGTCTTTGTAGCGCTTCGCGTTGGCATGCTTCGTAAAATTTTCCTTCACACGGGGCAATCCCCAGTCCACGTCGCACAGCGCGACAACGTTGTTGGCTCCGTTGTTGAAAGAATTATTGATATCACTGGAACCTTTACCCCCAAAGCCGACAGCGGCCAGATTCAGTTTATCGCTCGGTGCAATGAAACCTTTTCCGCCCAGAACATGGCGCGGCACGATGAAGAAACTGCCAGCGGCTAGCGCCCCGGCCTGAATAAATTTGCGACGCGATGGTTGCGACGGTTTTTCGGAAGATTGCATAAATCAGATAAGGACTATAGGTAAATCAATACAAATAAAGCTCAAAATAGGGAAGATCTACCGGAAAAAACGAATCCTTTGGTTAGCTTTTCGTGATTTTTTATTGGCGACCGTCCCAACCTTTTCTTTTCGCAGGTAAAACGGATTCTTTTTCCTCTTAGATGCCGTTGACAATCAAAATCTTTCGGTCCTATAAACGCAACCTGCCGGATGCGGGCGGGGCTCATCACCGGTAGATCAACCCCACCCGCATCCGGAAAATTTTTCCCGAACCGGCTTGCCAATGCTTCGGGTGGTTCGTTACCTTTGTGTTAAGACACCGTTTCGTATGGCCCAATATTATCGTTTTGACAAAGAAAACGCGTCCCGGCGCGCCGGAACCGTTGCCCTGAAAGATGCCATCGGCCAGATGTTGAAATCGTATCAACTCCAGACCCGGTTCAACGAAACATACCTCGAAGCTTTCTGGGAGAAGATGATGGGTAAAGGGATTGCCTCCCGCACCAACCGGCTCTACGTCCGCGACCGCGTCCTGCACATTGAGATCAATTCCGCTCCGCTCCGCAGTGAACTGGTAATTGCCAAGCAGAAAATGATTCAGCTTATCAACCGCGAAATGGGCACCGACGTGCTCGATGATGTCATTTTTATCTGATTTAGTTTGATACGTCCCCCCTTCCTACAACCCGGCCAGCAAGTCGGCCTGATGGCAATGGCCAGCCGTCTGGATTACGAAACCCTTAGACCGTCCCTCCGGATTTTGCGCGATGAATGGCAACTGGAAGTCGTGGAAGGCGAATCCCTCCAGAGCAGTCACTACCAGTTTGCGGGCGACGATTTTGTCCGTGGGCGCGACCTGCAACAGATGCTCGATAACCCCGATATCCGGGCTGTTTTTTCGGCCCGAGGGGGCTACGGCAGTTACCGAATCCTCGACCAGCTTGATTTTACCCAGTTTCTGAAAGCACCCAAGTGGATCATCGGTTTCAGCGACATTACCGTTCTGCACTGCCACCTGCACCGGATGGGCGTTCAAAGCCTGCACGCCATCATGCCCAAACTCTTCGGTACCGAAGGTGCTGAGGAGTCCATCGAAACCCTGCGCCGGCTGCTCTTCGGCGAACCGGTCGATCCGTATACGAGCCCAGCCGATTCGCTCAACCGCCCCGGCACGGCCAGCGGTCAACTCGTGGGCGGCAACCTGACGCTCCTGACCCACACGCTCTGCACGCCTTCCGACGTTGATCTGAGCGGCAAAATCCTGTTTATTGAAGACATCGACGAAACGCTGTATTCCGTCGACCGCATGATGATTCAGTTCCGGCGCTCCGGCCGACTGGCGGGCCTGGCGGGCCTGGTGGTGGGGCAGTTCAGCGAAATGCGCATCAACGAATCGGCGCCGTTTGGCAAAACCGTCAATGAAATCATTGCTGAGCAGGTGGCCGGTTTCGACTTTCCGGTTTGCTTTAATTTCCCCGTCGGTCACGTTCCCCGCAACCTGGCGATGCCCGTAGGCCGGGTGGCGCAGCTTGAGGTAACCGAAGCCGGCAGCCGCTTGCTTTTCGGAGAAACTACTGCCGGGCCACCCAGGCAATAATGGCCGGATACAGATCCGCAACGGTTTGGCCGGGTTGACGGGTCTGGTAAAGCCGCAGCAGTTCCTGGTCGAACTCCCGGAATCGCTTGAACCCCCGGTTGG
This Larkinella insperata DNA region includes the following protein-coding sequences:
- a CDS encoding SAM hydrolase/SAM-dependent halogenase family protein; this encodes MIRKTVFLVFYGWLTTTALLAQNGVLVFQSDFGTKDGAVSAMKGVAVGVSPNLRIFDLTHEIPPYNIWEAAYRLLQTAPYYPKGTVFVSVCDPGVGTERKSVVLLTQSGHYFVTPDNGTLTLIAEKLGIRQVREIDEAVNRLRNSSESYTFHGRDVYAYTGARLAAKMITFAQVGRELPAEVTKLPYQRPVLEKGVLKGNIPVLDVQYGNLWTSIPKQLFGQLGTKTGETVRVRIYHQDQLVFDNRLPLVNTFGESKAGENVAYFNSLLNFSVAVNMGNFAEKYNVNSGPDWRVEVEK
- a CDS encoding acetylxylan esterase produces the protein MKKNALLIYLYLFVTACALAQPAERPIKIVVAPDHLDWLYRPGESVKFTISVLQNGNPVKGARVRYEIGPEKMDPTKQETVTLTNGTTTVDGGTMKTPGFLRCIATAEINGKTYRNLATAGFNPFQITPTVENPADFQMFWDSAKAELSRIPLDARLMLLPERCTEKVNVYHVNIQNYANSRLYGILCVPKQEGKYPALLRVPGAGIRPYGGNIADAEKGIITLEIGIHGIPVNLDPAVYQNLSAGALGGYMNFNLDDRDRYYYKRVYLGCVRANDFLVSLPQYDGSNLAVTGGSQGGALSIITAGLDKRVKWLGAYYPALADMTGYLKGRAGGWPHLFTGKALAFNNTPAKIKTVGYYDVVNFSRQVKVPGYYSWGYNDETCPPTSMYASYNVISAPKQLKPYEDTGHWTYPEQTELMTAWLIQQLKGTNK
- a CDS encoding beta-N-acetylhexosaminidase codes for the protein MRILIARFVFFCLTIQFATAQTPRYALVPQPVRLEEKQGNFKLPNEIVISIGKEDAEVRRVAGMLAEQLARSTGRTPQIKTGKGGSIVFETAQSPKLEKEGYFLNVTPKRITLTAQQPNGFFYAVQSLLQLMPAPVFNAAVAQGVDWSVPCCTIEDQPRFGYRGFMLDVARHFYPVPAVKKVIDQIALHKINTFHWHLTDDQGWRIEIKKHPKLTEIGSTRQETMLGHYRNNKYDKTPYGGFYTQEQIREVINYAQDRFITVIPEIEMPGHAMAILAAYPQLGSSADKIVPVTGKWGVHEDVLFPREETFQFLQEVLTEVIDLFPSQYIHIGGDECPKTQWKASRFCQDLIKKQGLKDEHELQSYFIGRIDKFITSKGRKMIGWDEILEGGLSPNATVMSWRGVDGGIAAAKLGHNAIMTPTTYFYLDYYQADPKTTSQPISIGGLLPLEKTYSYEPAPDSLSADIRKHIVGVQANVWTEYMKTPHHLEYMMFPRAIAMAEIGWTPRERRNLDDFKKRLEVHKKRLDALQINYCGAPINANFEYVKPDGSTAKL
- a CDS encoding ROK family protein — protein: MYSSGAQTLAQLAKALHASVPSITMLIDELSSENWVQEIGTGNAQYGRKPALFGLRAGNQAILVIDISLHDVKLVVFDLTNRVLDRIDVNLRLEDSVVFLEALRGPLEAIALRIQENQLNIIGVGCALPGLVDPKTGTNYTYKNLNQPEASLQELLASSFDAPVYLINDTKATILGEHRFGLAKGKNHVLSINIDWGVGLGVINNGEILQGLAGFAGELGHIQLQADGELCSCGKVGCLDTLTSASSLIRRVKNGLKEGRVSKLADENFEDIDVEMVINKAKAGDEMAIDLLNEVGSELGKGLSIAVHLFNPELIIVNGVVAKAERLITRPIEQAIDKYCLADFRNKLVITVSRLGEMAKLCGTQAYVVQSLLEYEEIP
- the metX gene encoding homoserine O-acetyltransferase MetX, translated to METRFFDYKYTFALESGAALPGFRLAYTTRGTLNSDRSNVVWVCHALTGSADPGDWWDGMIGPGKFYDPAHQFIICANVLGSCYGSTGPLSINPLTGQPFYHDFPLVTIHDIVRALDLLRQELGIEKIHTCIGGSLGGQQALEWAIQQPEVIQNLILIATNAVMSPWGVAFNESQRMAISADPTWSESRDDAGRAGMKAARAMAMISYRNYDTYGFTQALDNNEQLDNFKASSYQQYQGEKLANRFNAFTYWILSKVMDSHNVGRNRGSISRALEQVAARTLSVGIKSDILFPPVEQKSLARLIPDARYEEIDSLYGHDGFLIETKPLTQLIRNWLEEQKALVNSEVK
- a CDS encoding O-acetylhomoserine aminocarboxypropyltransferase/cysteine synthase family protein, with the protein product MSTPLHFETLQLHAGQEPDPTTKSRAVPIYQTSSYVFDNAEHGAKLFALQQFGNIYTRIMNPTTDVFEKRIAALEGGVAALAVASGQAAQFVALNNILSVGDNFVTTSYLYGGTYNQFKVSFKRLGIEARFADGDKVESFEKRIDEKTKAIYLETIGNPEFNIPDFEAFAALAQKYDLPLIVDNTFGAGGYLFRPIEHGAAVVVESATKWIGGHGTSIGGVIVDSGNYNWGNGKFPQFTEPAEGYHGLVFNDVFGIGGPFGNIQFIIRARVEGLRDWGPALSPFNSFLFLQGLETLSLRVDRTVQNALAIAQWLEQHEQVEKVFYPGLESSPYHARAQKYLKRGFGGVLTFKLRAGKEAADKFIDSLKMISHLANVGDAKTLIIHPAATTHQQLTNEEQVSAGVQPGQLRLSVGTEHIDDIKADLEQAFAAIGA
- a CDS encoding Gfo/Idh/MocA family protein — its product is MQSSEKPSQPSRRKFIQAGALAAGSFFIVPRHVLGGKGFIAPSDKLNLAAVGFGGKGSSDINNSFNNGANNVVALCDVDWGLPRVKENFTKHANAKRYKDFREMLDKEGKTIDAVTVSTADHTHAVVAMAAMQRGKHVYVQKPLTHNIHEARMLTEAARKYKVVTQMGNQGSSNPQQKTMVEWFDKGLIGKVHEIQIWTNRPVWPQGIPVPQPAGEPSADLDWDLWLGPAQKVGYTPAYHPFKWRGWWNFGAGALGDIGCHIMDIPFRVLGLGYPTEVESSISSVFLKDWTAEYNPEGCPPASHVELKFPASSKNKSDVKLVWSDGGIRPFRPDFLPVGEAYPEGGENGMFMIGDKGLIACGMYGDDPKLYTKDGKKQEAPAKPKPVDGKPWPENGHQILWTEACKAGFNSKEHKALTSSFDFAGPLTESVLMGNLAIRSYMLRTPKADGKGFDYPGRQRLLWDGKNMKITNFDEANQFVSRQYREGWKLSM
- a CDS encoding DUF721 domain-containing protein yields the protein MAQYYRFDKENASRRAGTVALKDAIGQMLKSYQLQTRFNETYLEAFWEKMMGKGIASRTNRLYVRDRVLHIEINSAPLRSELVIAKQKMIQLINREMGTDVLDDVIFI